One Flavobacterium sp. 90 DNA segment encodes these proteins:
- the coaE gene encoding dephospho-CoA kinase (Dephospho-CoA kinase (CoaE) performs the final step in coenzyme A biosynthesis.), with product MTKVIGLTGGIGSGKTTIANYFATMGVPVYIADDEAKKVMQSQSIVNEIKATFGGALFENDVLNRAKLAEIVFNNADQLAKLNAIVHPAVKRDFEIWLSEHKKYQYVVYEAAILFESGRYKDCDVIVTVTAPEEIRIERVLKRDNTTREQVLSRIKMQWNDEKRISLSNFVINNSNLKIAREEVVKILKILNIKQNQS from the coding sequence ATGACAAAAGTTATTGGCTTAACAGGCGGAATAGGAAGTGGTAAAACAACTATTGCAAACTATTTTGCAACAATGGGAGTTCCGGTTTACATTGCTGATGATGAAGCTAAAAAAGTAATGCAATCTCAAAGTATTGTCAACGAAATAAAGGCAACATTTGGAGGAGCACTTTTTGAAAATGACGTTTTAAACAGAGCAAAACTGGCTGAAATTGTTTTTAATAATGCCGATCAGTTAGCAAAATTAAATGCAATTGTGCATCCGGCTGTAAAGAGGGATTTTGAAATTTGGTTATCAGAACATAAAAAATATCAATATGTGGTGTATGAAGCCGCAATTTTGTTTGAAAGTGGTCGTTATAAAGATTGCGATGTTATTGTAACAGTTACTGCCCCGGAAGAAATTAGAATTGAAAGAGTTCTAAAGCGAGATAATACCACACGTGAACAAGTTTTAAGCAGGATAAAAATGCAGTGGAATGATGAAAAACGAATTTCCTTAAGCAATTTTGTAATTAATAACAGTAATCTTAAAATTGCTAGAGAAGAAGTTGTTAAAATTCTTAAAATTTTAAATATAAAACAAAATCAGTCTTAA
- a CDS encoding glycosyltransferase codes for MIFSLIIPVYNRPDEVDELLESLSKSDYNEAFEIVLVEDGSSIPCKDVVMTYQGKLNISYYFKENSGPGDSRNFGMQKARGDYFIIFDSDCIIPPNYLTEVRKALDQEYVDCFGGPDRALDSFSSIQKAINFAMTSFLTTGGIRGGSEKINKFQPRSFNMGISKKAFEASKGFGNIHPGEDPDLSIRLWNLGFETRLFSEAYVYHKRRIDWEKFSIQVHKFGIARPILNSWYPEHNKLTFFFPTFFILGLLLAFLLLIFNFDILLQLYFVYFGMVFLIASIQNKSIKIGYLSVIAVWKQFYGYGTGFLESFIKIILLKKKPQEAFPRMFFKI; via the coding sequence ATGATTTTTTCTTTAATTATACCCGTGTATAATCGTCCAGATGAAGTAGATGAACTTTTAGAAAGTCTCTCAAAATCTGATTATAATGAAGCTTTTGAAATTGTTCTAGTCGAAGATGGATCGTCAATTCCATGTAAAGACGTCGTGATGACATATCAGGGAAAATTGAATATTTCATATTACTTTAAGGAAAATTCAGGACCTGGAGATTCCAGAAACTTCGGGATGCAAAAGGCAAGAGGAGATTACTTTATTATTTTTGACTCAGATTGTATTATTCCGCCTAACTATTTAACAGAAGTTAGAAAAGCCCTGGATCAGGAATATGTTGATTGTTTTGGAGGCCCGGACAGAGCGTTAGATAGCTTTTCGAGTATTCAGAAAGCAATTAATTTTGCAATGACATCTTTCTTGACAACTGGAGGAATTCGTGGTGGTTCTGAAAAAATTAATAAGTTTCAGCCAAGAAGTTTCAATATGGGAATTTCAAAAAAGGCTTTTGAGGCTTCAAAGGGGTTTGGAAATATTCATCCGGGAGAAGATCCGGATTTATCAATTCGATTATGGAATTTAGGATTTGAAACCAGATTGTTTTCAGAAGCTTACGTTTATCATAAACGAAGAATTGACTGGGAAAAATTCTCAATACAAGTGCATAAATTCGGAATTGCAAGACCGATTCTTAATAGTTGGTATCCGGAACATAATAAATTAACGTTCTTTTTTCCGACGTTTTTTATCCTCGGATTATTATTAGCTTTTTTACTATTAATTTTCAATTTTGATATATTATTACAATTATATTTTGTATATTTCGGTATGGTTTTTCTTATAGCAAGTATTCAAAATAAAAGCATTAAAATTGGATATCTTTCTGTAATTGCAGTTTGGAAACAATTTTATGGTTATGGAACGGGATTTTTAGAATCATTCATAAAAATTATCCTTCTAAAGAAAAAACCGCAAGAGGCCTTTCCTCGTATGTTTTTTAAGATATAG
- the fabV gene encoding enoyl-ACP reductase FabV, translated as MIIEPRMRGFICLTSHPKGAEQNVKNQIEYIKSKGPIAGAKKVLVIGASTGFGLASRITSAFGSDAATIGVFFEKPPVEGKTASPGWYNSAAFETEAHKAGLYAKSINGDAFSNEIKRETLDLIKADLGQVDLVIYSLASPVRQHPVTGVLHRSVLKPIGQTFTNKTVDFHTGKVSEVSIAPANEEDIENTVAVMGGEDWAMWIDALKAENLLADGATTVAYSYIGPSLTEAVYRKGTIGQAKDHLEATAFSITDSLESIGGKAYVSVNKALVTQASSAIPVIPLYISLLYKIMKEEGIHEGCIEQIQRLFQDRLYNGSEVPVDEKGRIRIDDWEMRDDVQEKVAKLWLEATTETLPAIGDLAGYRNDFLNLFGFEFAGVDYAAEANEVVNIESIK; from the coding sequence ATGATTATAGAACCTAGAATGAGAGGATTTATTTGCTTGACATCTCACCCAAAAGGAGCCGAGCAAAATGTTAAAAATCAAATAGAATATATAAAATCAAAAGGTCCAATTGCTGGAGCAAAGAAAGTGTTAGTTATCGGAGCTTCTACTGGATTTGGTTTAGCTTCAAGAATCACAAGTGCTTTTGGATCTGATGCTGCAACAATTGGAGTTTTCTTTGAAAAACCACCAGTTGAAGGAAAAACAGCTTCACCAGGATGGTATAATTCTGCAGCTTTTGAAACAGAAGCTCACAAAGCAGGTCTATATGCAAAAAGTATTAATGGAGATGCTTTTTCAAACGAAATAAAAAGAGAAACTTTAGATTTAATTAAAGCAGATTTAGGACAAGTTGATCTTGTAATTTACAGTTTAGCTTCTCCAGTGCGTCAACATCCTGTAACAGGAGTTTTGCACCGTTCAGTTTTAAAACCAATCGGACAAACTTTTACAAATAAAACAGTAGATTTTCATACCGGAAAAGTTTCTGAAGTTTCAATTGCTCCGGCAAACGAAGAAGATATTGAAAATACAGTTGCTGTAATGGGAGGTGAAGACTGGGCAATGTGGATTGATGCTTTAAAAGCTGAAAATTTATTGGCAGACGGAGCTACAACAGTTGCTTATTCTTATATCGGGCCATCATTGACAGAAGCGGTTTACCGTAAAGGTACAATTGGTCAGGCAAAAGATCATTTAGAAGCTACAGCATTTTCTATCACAGATAGTTTAGAATCAATAGGAGGAAAAGCTTATGTTTCTGTAAACAAAGCATTGGTTACACAAGCAAGTTCTGCGATTCCTGTTATTCCTTTGTATATTTCTCTTTTATATAAAATCATGAAAGAAGAAGGAATTCACGAAGGTTGTATTGAGCAGATTCAGCGTTTGTTCCAAGATAGATTGTACAATGGATCAGAAGTTCCTGTTGATGAAAAAGGCAGAATCAGAATTGACGACTGGGAAATGCGTGATGATGTTCAGGAAAAAGTGGCTAAACTTTGGTTAGAAGCTACAACTGAAACATTACCGGCTATTGGTGATTTAGCAGGATATAGAAACGATTTCCTGAATCTTTTTGGATTTGAATTTGCAGGAGTTGATTATGCAGCAGAAGCAAATGAAGTTGTAAATATTGAAAGTATCAAATAA
- the recN gene encoding DNA repair protein RecN: MITSLSIKNYALIEKLAIDFSKGFSIITGETGAGKSIILGAIGLVLGKRADLTSLKNKEEKCVIEAHFEISKYNLKEFFESNDLDYEDETIIRREILPSGKSRAFINDSPVNLQELQDLSLFLIDIHSQQQTQELSDESVQFKIIDAIANNGETILSYQKLLKEYKSDKTKLNALLKKQSDSGKELEYNTFLLNELVVAKLKSGEQEELEADYEKLNNVEIIKESIDKSLVIANEEQFGVFHNLNEIKASLQKITTFSPEYQSLFERITSVAIEVDDVSKELQNASEKLLNDPAQLELVGQKLQLIYNLQKKHQVKTVEELLQIQAGLENKVLELDNIEDEIAILSKSIEQKTSELDAFSATIHEERIKAIPVLSNQLVSILETLGMPNVRFNMELLPSETYFNNGKEELQFLFSANKGTDFGLLKKVASGGEMSRIMLAVKAILAQYSKLPTLIFDEIDTGVSGEIAIRMGEIMKEMSAKMQIFAITHLPQIAAKGDSHFKVSKSTVDDDTQSELRLLSQDERVVEIAQMLSGAVVSDSALNHAKALLN; encoded by the coding sequence ATGATTACTTCGCTGTCAATTAAAAATTATGCTCTAATTGAAAAACTAGCTATTGATTTTTCAAAAGGTTTTTCTATAATTACAGGTGAAACAGGTGCGGGGAAATCAATTATATTAGGTGCAATTGGACTTGTTTTAGGAAAAAGAGCTGATCTTACGTCATTAAAAAACAAAGAAGAAAAATGTGTAATTGAAGCACATTTTGAAATTTCTAAATACAATCTAAAAGAATTTTTCGAAAGCAACGATCTTGATTACGAAGACGAAACTATAATTAGACGCGAAATTTTGCCTTCGGGAAAATCTCGTGCATTTATAAATGATAGTCCGGTAAATCTTCAGGAATTGCAAGATTTAAGTTTGTTTTTGATTGATATACATTCGCAACAGCAAACACAGGAATTATCAGACGAAAGTGTTCAGTTTAAAATTATTGATGCAATTGCAAATAATGGAGAAACAATATTATCGTATCAAAAATTACTGAAAGAGTATAAATCAGATAAAACTAAACTGAATGCTTTATTAAAAAAACAAAGCGATTCAGGAAAAGAATTGGAATACAATACTTTTTTATTGAATGAATTGGTTGTTGCAAAATTAAAATCAGGCGAGCAAGAAGAATTAGAAGCTGATTATGAGAAACTGAATAATGTTGAAATTATTAAAGAATCAATTGATAAATCATTGGTAATTGCCAATGAAGAGCAATTTGGCGTTTTTCATAATCTAAATGAAATTAAAGCTTCCTTGCAAAAAATCACGACATTTTCGCCGGAATATCAAAGTTTATTCGAAAGAATTACAAGTGTAGCAATTGAGGTTGACGATGTTTCGAAAGAATTGCAAAATGCATCAGAAAAATTGTTAAATGATCCGGCGCAATTAGAATTAGTAGGTCAAAAATTGCAGTTGATTTATAATTTACAGAAAAAACATCAGGTTAAAACTGTAGAAGAATTATTACAAATTCAGGCAGGCTTGGAAAATAAAGTACTGGAATTGGATAATATTGAAGACGAAATAGCAATTTTATCAAAATCAATAGAACAAAAAACTTCAGAATTAGATGCTTTTTCTGCGACAATTCATGAGGAAAGAATAAAAGCAATTCCGGTTTTATCGAATCAATTAGTTTCGATATTAGAAACTTTAGGAATGCCAAATGTCCGTTTTAATATGGAATTATTGCCATCTGAAACCTATTTCAATAATGGAAAAGAAGAGTTGCAATTTTTGTTTTCTGCAAATAAAGGAACTGATTTTGGTTTATTGAAAAAAGTAGCTTCAGGAGGAGAAATGTCTCGTATAATGTTGGCTGTCAAAGCGATTTTGGCACAATATTCAAAGTTACCAACCTTAATCTTTGACGAAATTGATACAGGAGTTTCCGGAGAAATTGCTATTCGAATGGGAGAGATAATGAAGGAAATGAGCGCAAAAATGCAAATCTTCGCCATTACGCATTTACCTCAAATAGCAGCAAAAGGAGATTCACATTTTAAAGTTTCGAAATCTACAGTTGACGACGATACACAATCAGAGTTGAGACTTTTGTCTCAGGACGAAAGAGTTGTAGAAATTGCTCAAATGTTATCAGGAGCAGTTGTTTCGGATTCGGCTTTAAATCATGCTAAAGCCTTGTTGAACTAA
- a CDS encoding DUF4835 family protein, with amino-acid sequence MNKIVTFLVFFIFGFTQAQQLNCTVTINTERLPNPNQQVFKTLQTSLAEFVNKTDWTGSVLKQNERINCSMYITLSSNSSDQFSGTIQVQSSRLIFNSTYSSPVLNYNDKDFNFRYTEYEPLLFNPTTFDSNLVSVVSFYSYLILGMDADTFQMGAGNQYLETAQNIANVAQQGGSKGWSQSDGIQNRYYLINDMISPMYSDLRQVMYAYHTGLDLMSQDLKASKEKIKDALLIIGRFSTVKPNAFLTRVFFDAKSDEIVSIFSGGPSIPVTDLTDVLNKVSPLNSTKWSQIKF; translated from the coding sequence ATGAATAAAATAGTTACATTTTTAGTTTTCTTTATTTTTGGCTTTACGCAGGCACAACAGCTAAATTGTACTGTTACTATTAACACAGAAAGATTACCAAATCCCAATCAGCAGGTTTTTAAAACACTTCAGACTTCTTTGGCTGAATTTGTGAATAAAACAGATTGGACAGGATCAGTTCTGAAACAAAACGAACGTATCAATTGTTCAATGTATATTACATTGTCTTCTAATAGTTCAGATCAGTTTTCAGGAACTATCCAGGTACAATCATCTCGGTTGATTTTCAATTCTACCTATTCTTCTCCTGTTTTAAATTATAACGATAAAGATTTTAATTTCAGATATACAGAGTATGAGCCATTGTTGTTTAATCCAACAACATTTGATTCGAATTTAGTTTCTGTTGTTTCTTTTTATAGTTATTTGATTCTTGGAATGGATGCGGATACTTTTCAAATGGGAGCCGGAAATCAATATCTGGAAACTGCTCAAAATATTGCAAATGTTGCCCAACAAGGAGGATCTAAAGGATGGAGTCAATCTGATGGAATTCAAAATCGTTACTATTTAATAAACGATATGATTTCGCCAATGTATAGTGATTTGCGTCAGGTGATGTATGCTTATCATACAGGTTTAGATTTGATGAGTCAGGATTTGAAAGCATCAAAAGAAAAAATAAAAGATGCGCTTCTTATTATTGGTCGATTTAGCACTGTAAAACCCAATGCTTTTTTGACGAGAGTATTTTTTGATGCAAAATCAGATGAAATCGTTTCCATATTTTCAGGAGGCCCAAGTATTCCTGTTACAGATTTAACAGACGTTTTGAATAAAGTCTCACCATTGAATTCTACAAAATGGTCGCAAATTAAATTTTAA
- the coaBC gene encoding bifunctional phosphopantothenoylcysteine decarboxylase/phosphopantothenate--cysteine ligase CoaBC, with protein sequence MSVLNGKKILLGVSGGIAAYKTASLVRLFIKAGAHVQVIMTPASKDFVTPLTLSTLSKNPVHSSFFNQDDEDVVWNNHVDLALWADLMLIAPATANTLSKMTTGNCDNLLIATYLSAKCPVYFAPAMDLDMYKHPSTLSSFAALKQFGNVMIPAENGELASGLSGEGRMAEPENIVAFLEADLESKLPLKGKKILITAGPTYEAIDPVRFIGNHSSGKMGFDIANEAANLGAQVILVAGPTHFKAKNKLVEVINVVSAQDMYDACHLHFNDVDVAIAAAAVADYKPKVVALQKIKKAADDFTIELEKTKDILASLGAIKKNQFLIGFALETENEIENAKLKIQKKNLDLIVLNSLQDEGAGFKKETNKVTFIDKDFKIEPMELKSKEFVAVDILNKVVSHFVKS encoded by the coding sequence ATGTCAGTTTTAAACGGGAAAAAGATTTTACTAGGAGTTTCCGGTGGAATCGCAGCCTATAAAACAGCTTCATTAGTACGACTTTTTATAAAAGCAGGTGCACATGTCCAAGTGATAATGACACCTGCTTCTAAGGATTTTGTAACCCCACTTACGTTATCTACGTTATCAAAAAATCCTGTACATTCAAGTTTCTTTAATCAGGACGATGAAGATGTTGTCTGGAATAATCATGTTGATTTGGCACTTTGGGCTGATTTAATGTTAATTGCTCCGGCAACAGCTAACACATTGTCGAAAATGACGACCGGAAACTGTGATAATCTTTTAATAGCAACTTATTTATCGGCAAAATGCCCCGTTTACTTTGCTCCGGCAATGGATTTGGATATGTATAAACACCCGTCTACTTTATCCAGTTTTGCTGCTTTAAAGCAATTCGGGAATGTAATGATTCCTGCTGAAAACGGAGAATTAGCAAGTGGTTTATCAGGAGAAGGCCGAATGGCAGAACCAGAGAATATCGTTGCTTTTCTTGAAGCCGATTTAGAAAGTAAATTACCTCTTAAAGGAAAAAAAATACTAATTACTGCCGGACCAACATACGAAGCGATAGATCCTGTACGTTTTATAGGAAATCATTCTTCGGGAAAAATGGGGTTTGATATTGCAAATGAAGCAGCTAATTTAGGAGCGCAGGTAATTTTAGTAGCAGGACCAACGCATTTTAAGGCAAAAAATAAGCTGGTTGAAGTTATCAATGTAGTTTCGGCGCAAGATATGTATGATGCTTGCCATTTACATTTTAATGATGTTGATGTGGCAATTGCGGCAGCAGCCGTTGCAGATTACAAACCTAAAGTTGTGGCTTTGCAAAAGATTAAAAAAGCAGCTGATGATTTTACAATCGAATTAGAAAAGACAAAAGATATCTTGGCATCATTGGGTGCAATCAAAAAGAATCAATTCTTAATAGGTTTTGCTTTAGAGACCGAAAATGAAATTGAGAATGCTAAGTTGAAAATTCAGAAAAAAAACTTAGATTTGATTGTTTTAAATTCCTTACAAGATGAAGGAGCCGGTTTTAAAAAAGAAACCAATAAAGTTACCTTTATTGATAAAGATTTTAAAATTGAACCAATGGAATTGAAATCAAAAGAATTTGTAGCTGTTGATATTTTAAACAAAGTTGTTTCGCATTTTGTGAAATCATAA
- a CDS encoding DNA-directed RNA polymerase subunit omega has protein sequence MDLKKTNAPVNTITYNKTVIEEPTGNVYEAITIMAKRANQINSEIKKELTEKLEEFATYNDSLEEVFENKEQIEVSKFYEKLPKPHALAVQEWLDGKTYHRGSNK, from the coding sequence ATGGATTTAAAAAAGACGAATGCTCCTGTAAATACAATAACTTACAATAAAACAGTTATTGAAGAGCCAACAGGAAATGTGTATGAAGCAATTACCATTATGGCTAAAAGAGCAAATCAAATTAATTCTGAAATTAAAAAAGAATTAACTGAAAAATTAGAAGAGTTTGCTACTTACAATGACAGTCTTGAAGAAGTTTTTGAAAATAAAGAGCAAATTGAAGTTTCTAAATTTTACGAAAAATTACCTAAACCACACGCTTTAGCAGTACAAGAATGGTTAGATGGTAAAACTTACCACAGAGGTTCAAACAAATAA